A genomic stretch from Edaphobacter aggregans includes:
- the rfaD gene encoding ADP-glyceromanno-heptose 6-epimerase: MIIVTGGAGFIGSNLIHQLNQIGERDILLVDNFAPASNLTGPKFLNLAGAEYADYMDKREFRSALKAGEFEGAKIRAILHQGACSNTLEDDGRYMMDNNFTYSKELLHFALEHKIPLVYASTAAVYGASTNFTEVPENERPLNVYGYSKLVFDNYVRRLIPEMKSTVIGLRYFNVYGPREQHKGRMASVIHHFTRQLKDTGTIRMFEGSGGYADGEQRRDFVFVKDLARINMFFAGLLPEGPRRAVHAVVNAGTGEARTFKAVAEALMQVHGPGKIEYIPFPGDLKNRYQHYTQADVTRLRTAGYTDPFTSLEDGVKQTFAEEPAH, from the coding sequence TTGATCATCGTTACCGGCGGTGCAGGCTTCATTGGCAGCAACCTTATCCACCAGCTTAATCAGATTGGCGAGCGGGACATTCTGCTGGTCGATAACTTCGCTCCTGCTTCTAACCTGACCGGCCCCAAGTTCCTCAATCTTGCGGGGGCAGAGTACGCCGACTACATGGACAAGCGTGAGTTTCGCTCCGCTCTGAAAGCAGGCGAGTTCGAGGGCGCGAAGATCCGCGCAATTCTCCACCAGGGGGCCTGCTCGAACACGCTGGAAGACGATGGCCGCTACATGATGGACAACAACTTTACTTACTCGAAGGAACTCCTGCACTTCGCGTTAGAGCATAAGATTCCGCTTGTTTACGCATCCACGGCCGCCGTTTACGGAGCGAGTACGAACTTCACTGAGGTTCCAGAGAATGAACGTCCGCTGAACGTCTACGGCTATTCGAAGCTAGTCTTCGACAACTACGTCCGGCGCCTGATTCCCGAGATGAAGAGCACTGTCATCGGTCTGCGTTACTTCAACGTCTATGGACCGCGCGAACAGCACAAAGGTCGCATGGCCAGCGTCATTCACCATTTCACGCGGCAGCTGAAAGATACCGGAACCATCCGCATGTTCGAGGGCTCGGGCGGCTATGCGGACGGCGAACAGCGGCGCGATTTCGTCTTCGTAAAGGATCTTGCGCGTATCAACATGTTTTTCGCCGGTTTGCTGCCCGAAGGGCCTCGGAGGGCAGTTCATGCCGTGGTCAATGCGGGCACTGGTGAAGCCCGTACCTTCAAGGCAGTGGCCGAGGCGCTTATGCAGGTGCATGGGCCCGGCAAGATCGAGTACATCCCTTTTCCGGGCGATCTGAAGAATCGCTATCAGCACTACACTCAGGCCGACGTTACCCGACTGCGCACAGCAGGTTATACGGATCCGTTTACCAGTCTGGAAGATGGGGTAAAACAGACGTTTGCCGAAGAGCCTGCACACTAA
- the hldE gene encoding bifunctional D-glycero-beta-D-manno-heptose-7-phosphate kinase/D-glycero-beta-D-manno-heptose 1-phosphate adenylyltransferase HldE, translating to MLPELHSILNLLEGGFSQLKVLVVGDIMLDRYIHGEVDRISPEAPVPVIRHAQRYERAGGAANVAMNLAGLGCQTFLAGFWGTDTEQSELAAIMQRAGIDTAAVVSGSLPTISKTRIVGRMQQLLRLDIESHDAHPAIEAQRLLERATELVSKVHAVILSDYAKGALSDALCEAVIYAARVASIPVLADPKTPDFSKYSGATTVCPNLGELSAATGIPASQTEALLAAGQALLSEHDFKFLTVTMSEKGISVLRPDGTYHSPARAREVFDVSGAGDTVIATLAASLAGGLQIETAVELANLAAGIVVGKAGTVPIARHELIVALTPSTGLTAGEKILDLERIQKRVTEWRAAGETIVFTNGCFDLLHVGHITLLEVCRRFGSKLVLGLNADASVCRLKGPTRPIVAERERARVMAALAAVDAVVLFDEDTPLDLIRALKPNVLVKGGDYTIETVVGHEEVIAFGGRVEIVPTVEGFSTTNIVKKLITNPAEREEK from the coding sequence ATGTTGCCGGAACTACATTCGATCCTGAACCTGCTCGAAGGCGGGTTTAGCCAACTCAAAGTACTGGTCGTCGGCGATATCATGCTGGACCGCTACATCCACGGTGAGGTGGATCGCATCTCACCTGAGGCTCCGGTCCCGGTGATCCGCCACGCCCAGCGCTACGAGCGAGCCGGCGGCGCAGCTAATGTTGCGATGAACCTCGCTGGCCTTGGATGCCAGACCTTTCTCGCTGGTTTCTGGGGCACCGACACAGAGCAGTCTGAATTAGCCGCAATCATGCAGCGCGCGGGGATCGATACGGCGGCGGTGGTCTCCGGTTCGTTGCCAACGATCTCAAAGACGCGGATCGTTGGACGCATGCAGCAGCTGCTGCGTTTGGACATCGAGAGCCATGATGCACATCCGGCGATCGAGGCACAACGTCTTCTGGAGCGGGCTACGGAACTTGTCTCAAAGGTTCATGCGGTGATCCTCTCGGATTACGCCAAGGGTGCGCTCTCAGATGCCTTGTGCGAGGCAGTAATTTACGCAGCGCGTGTAGCGTCGATTCCGGTATTGGCGGATCCGAAGACACCTGACTTCAGCAAATACTCCGGAGCTACGACCGTATGCCCTAACCTCGGAGAACTTTCAGCCGCGACCGGCATTCCTGCGAGTCAAACCGAAGCTCTGTTGGCGGCTGGACAGGCACTCCTTTCCGAGCATGATTTCAAGTTTCTTACCGTGACTATGAGCGAGAAGGGAATCAGCGTTCTGCGCCCGGACGGCACTTACCACTCTCCAGCGAGGGCGCGCGAGGTCTTTGACGTATCAGGTGCAGGCGATACGGTCATTGCAACTCTGGCTGCCAGTCTGGCGGGAGGCTTACAGATCGAAACTGCTGTAGAACTGGCGAACCTTGCAGCAGGAATCGTTGTCGGCAAAGCGGGTACTGTACCCATCGCGCGCCATGAGCTAATCGTCGCGCTTACACCAAGCACTGGCCTCACGGCCGGCGAAAAGATCCTCGATCTTGAGCGCATCCAGAAGCGTGTGACGGAATGGCGCGCTGCAGGCGAGACCATCGTCTTCACTAATGGCTGCTTCGATCTGCTGCACGTCGGCCACATCACGCTGCTGGAGGTTTGTCGCCGCTTTGGGTCGAAGCTCGTGCTCGGACTTAACGCAGACGCTTCGGTCTGCCGGCTCAAGGGCCCTACGCGACCCATCGTCGCAGAGCGAGAGCGAGCGCGGGTGATGGCTGCGCTCGCCGCCGTGGACGCTGTCGTCCTCTTTGACGAGGACACGCCGCTCGATCTCATTCGTGCTCTTAAGCCCAATGTACTGGTTAAGGGTGGCGACTACACCATCGAGACCGTTGTAGGTCATGAAGAAGTCATTGCCTTTGGCGGTCGTGTCGAGATTGTACCCACAGTCGAAGGCTTTTCGACGACCAATATCGTAAAGAAGCTCATAACAAATCCCGCCGAGCGGGAGGAGAAATAA
- a CDS encoding glycosyltransferase family 9 protein: MTSSTTTKRVLIYRLGSLGDTLIALPSLHLVARAFPNAERRMLTNFPVNVKAPPAAAILDNTNLVHGFFRYTVGTRSLRDLASLWWQLLRWRPEVLVYLAAPRGIEAARRDATFFRLCGIRRLVGVPLTSDMQENLRQEPEQALEPEGARLARNLAELGDAHIDTPASWDLHLTAVEHVRAVEALAPIADRRIIAVSVGTKVQSKDWGRDNWRSLLTQLARFYPDHALALSGAPEESQASEYAADGWRQNSGGPIVNLCGQLTPRESAAAFARARIFIGHDSGPMHLAAAVQTPCVAIFAARNKPRVWFPYGKQHRVVYHQTDCWGCNLENCITERKKCLTSITVEEVVAEVRATLS, translated from the coding sequence ATGACCAGTTCCACAACGACCAAGCGAGTCCTGATCTATCGCCTCGGCAGCCTCGGTGACACCCTCATAGCCCTCCCATCGCTCCACTTGGTCGCGCGCGCCTTCCCCAACGCCGAACGCCGCATGCTGACCAACTTCCCCGTCAACGTAAAGGCCCCTCCAGCAGCAGCCATTCTGGACAACACCAACCTGGTCCATGGATTCTTCCGCTATACGGTCGGCACCCGCAGCTTGCGCGACCTCGCCTCCCTCTGGTGGCAACTCCTACGCTGGCGCCCCGAAGTGCTCGTCTACCTCGCCGCCCCCCGTGGCATCGAAGCCGCCCGCCGGGACGCAACCTTCTTCCGGCTCTGCGGTATCCGGCGCTTGGTAGGCGTTCCCCTCACATCAGATATGCAGGAGAACCTCCGACAGGAGCCTGAGCAAGCCTTGGAGCCCGAAGGCGCACGCCTGGCCCGCAATCTGGCCGAGCTGGGCGACGCCCATATCGATACACCCGCAAGCTGGGACCTACACCTGACCGCCGTTGAACACGTTCGCGCTGTCGAAGCTCTCGCCCCTATCGCCGACCGTCGCATCATTGCGGTCAGTGTAGGCACCAAGGTCCAGTCGAAGGATTGGGGCCGCGACAACTGGCGCTCTTTACTCACCCAACTCGCCCGGTTCTATCCTGACCACGCACTGGCCCTGAGCGGCGCGCCCGAGGAAAGCCAAGCCAGTGAGTACGCTGCCGATGGCTGGCGTCAGAACTCCGGCGGCCCCATCGTAAACCTCTGTGGTCAGCTCACGCCCCGCGAGAGCGCCGCAGCCTTCGCCAGAGCGCGAATCTTCATCGGACACGACAGCGGTCCTATGCATCTCGCGGCGGCTGTCCAGACGCCCTGTGTCGCCATCTTTGCCGCGCGCAACAAGCCTCGTGTCTGGTTCCCGTACGGCAAGCAGCACCGCGTCGTCTATCACCAAACAGACTGCTGGGGCTGCAATCTCGAGAACTGCATCACCGAACGCAAAAAATGCTTGACTTCGATCACTGTGGAAGAGGTCGTCGCCGAAGTGCGCGCAACACTCAGTTGA
- a CDS encoding DUF4254 domain-containing protein — MLDALLITRMQDENTAAWHETEVAHAAADGLMAIAMAQHRANFDLWHEEDKARDPQATDADIAGVKRAIDKLNQRRNDLVERMDAWLLDALDQNERAPLHSETPGLMIDRLSILALKIFHTREEAHRETATEAHRQRNAERLALLEEQRADLAACLDSLWADVLDGKRRFKLYRQMKMYNDPELNPVMYGRK, encoded by the coding sequence ATGCTCGATGCTCTTCTGATTACGCGGATGCAGGATGAGAACACGGCGGCCTGGCATGAGACGGAGGTCGCTCACGCTGCGGCTGATGGTCTGATGGCGATTGCCATGGCGCAGCACAGGGCCAACTTCGACCTCTGGCACGAGGAAGACAAAGCTCGCGATCCGCAGGCTACCGACGCGGATATTGCTGGCGTGAAGCGTGCGATCGATAAGCTGAACCAGCGGCGTAACGATCTGGTAGAGCGGATGGATGCCTGGCTGCTCGATGCTCTGGACCAGAATGAGCGGGCTCCGCTGCACTCGGAGACTCCGGGGCTGATGATCGACCGACTTTCGATCCTGGCGTTGAAAATTTTCCACACCCGGGAGGAGGCGCACCGGGAAACGGCTACGGAGGCGCATCGGCAGAGGAATGCGGAGCGGCTGGCCTTACTCGAGGAACAGCGGGCAGATCTGGCGGCGTGTCTGGACTCCTTGTGGGCCGATGTGCTCGACGGGAAACGACGGTTCAAGCTCTACCGGCAGATGAAGATGTATAACGATCCTGAGCTGAATCCCGTTATGTACGGGCGGAAGTAG
- a CDS encoding TPR end-of-group domain-containing protein, with protein sequence MAQTKTVSATAMKRAPRTLAGSVPVTVDDGRAQVLAHYEAALRLMQEGKYDKAHAAFDKMLAAGAGDLADRVRMYINACVQQVSKGKTHFISNEEQYDYAVSLLNDGHYEDAREQFQSILKQNDKADYAFYGLAVLASMTGDSHTCLEHLTEAIRQNPRNRIQARSDSDFQDMADDPRFTELLYPEV encoded by the coding sequence ATGGCACAGACCAAGACTGTAAGTGCAACTGCAATGAAGCGTGCTCCGCGCACGCTAGCTGGAAGTGTTCCTGTAACCGTCGACGACGGACGCGCTCAGGTGCTTGCCCATTATGAGGCCGCGTTGCGGCTGATGCAGGAAGGCAAGTACGACAAGGCGCATGCGGCGTTCGACAAGATGCTGGCCGCCGGAGCGGGCGATCTCGCGGACCGCGTCCGGATGTATATCAACGCCTGCGTGCAGCAGGTGTCGAAGGGCAAGACGCACTTCATCAGCAACGAGGAGCAATATGACTATGCGGTCTCCCTGCTCAACGACGGGCACTATGAGGACGCACGCGAACAGTTCCAGTCGATTCTGAAACAGAACGACAAGGCGGACTACGCGTTCTACGGCCTTGCGGTGCTGGCGAGCATGACTGGCGACTCGCACACGTGCCTTGAACACCTGACGGAGGCGATCCGGCAGAATCCGCGGAACCGGATTCAGGCGCGATCGGACTCGGACTTTCAGGATATGGCGGACGATCCGCGATTTACGGAGCTGCTCTATCCGGAGGTTTAG
- the yvcK gene encoding gluconeogenesis factor YvcK family protein, whose translation MALENATEANSELRDRPLRVVAIGGGTGLSTLLRGLKRYVPAPDRRKGRRSGDAAAARSVENGCPDGRCVIGELSAVVTVTDDGGSSGRLREDFKMLPPGDVRNCLVALSEDEHLLSKLFQVRFDQGQLDGHSFGNLFVAALSQITGDFAQAVQMSSQILATRGRIFPATNTNVRLAAQMDDGSVVRGETNITASRQSIVELMLEPASADPLPETLEAIANADLITLGPGSLYTSLITNLLVRGIPEALAASKATKVFVCNLMTQANESLGLTASQHIEKILQHCGGVDAPIFDYALINTAPISAERREQYEREDQEPIEVDLDRVMALGVVPITGDFLHEGDVLRHDYDRVAERLLDLRLSRVATVA comes from the coding sequence GTGGCATTGGAGAATGCAACCGAAGCGAACAGTGAATTGCGCGATCGACCGCTGAGAGTGGTTGCTATCGGGGGTGGGACGGGGTTGTCGACTCTGCTGCGGGGCTTGAAGAGGTATGTACCTGCTCCGGATCGGCGGAAGGGGCGACGGTCAGGCGATGCTGCGGCGGCCCGGAGTGTGGAAAACGGCTGCCCTGATGGTCGGTGCGTGATTGGCGAGCTTTCGGCTGTGGTGACGGTAACCGATGATGGGGGATCGTCAGGGCGACTCCGTGAAGACTTCAAGATGCTTCCGCCGGGCGATGTGCGGAACTGCCTGGTTGCGCTTTCGGAGGATGAGCACCTGCTGTCAAAGCTGTTTCAGGTGCGCTTCGACCAAGGGCAGCTCGACGGACATAGCTTTGGGAATCTCTTCGTGGCTGCGCTTTCGCAGATCACCGGGGATTTCGCGCAGGCGGTGCAAATGTCGTCGCAGATTCTGGCGACCCGGGGGCGGATCTTTCCGGCTACGAACACGAATGTGAGGCTGGCGGCTCAGATGGATGACGGCTCGGTGGTGCGGGGCGAGACGAACATTACGGCGAGCAGGCAAAGCATCGTGGAGTTGATGCTGGAGCCGGCGAGTGCCGATCCTTTGCCGGAGACTCTGGAGGCGATTGCGAATGCGGACCTGATTACGCTTGGGCCGGGGTCGCTGTATACGTCGCTGATTACGAATCTGCTGGTGCGAGGGATTCCGGAGGCGCTGGCGGCGTCGAAGGCGACGAAGGTGTTTGTGTGCAACCTGATGACCCAAGCGAATGAGTCGCTGGGACTGACGGCTTCACAACATATCGAGAAGATTTTGCAGCATTGTGGCGGGGTCGACGCGCCGATTTTTGACTATGCGTTGATCAATACAGCCCCGATTTCGGCAGAACGGCGGGAGCAGTATGAGCGCGAGGACCAGGAGCCGATTGAGGTGGATTTGGATCGAGTGATGGCGCTCGGAGTGGTCCCGATAACGGGAGACTTTCTGCATGAGGGAGACGTTCTGCGGCATGACTATGACCGGGTGGCGGAGAGGTTGCTGGATCTGAGGTTATCGCGGGTGGCGACAGTGGCTTGA
- a CDS encoding GNAT family N-acetyltransferase, with protein sequence MAIETPVLDGRRVRLEPLTEAHLAALEDVVFDERIWQYMMTRVRTREDLRGWMEAALRAKETGNVLPWVTVLKSEGRVVGSTRFLDLDLMNKTVEIGHTWIAPGYQGAGVNPEAKLLQLRYAFEELGLNRVALKTHHENLQSQAAMRKMGAVEEGTFRNHYVMPDGSARHSVWFSIVRDEWPGVRARLEERLEREGALFR encoded by the coding sequence GTGGCGATAGAAACACCAGTTCTTGATGGTCGACGAGTACGGCTGGAGCCTTTGACCGAAGCGCATCTGGCTGCACTTGAAGACGTGGTCTTTGATGAGCGCATCTGGCAATACATGATGACGCGGGTGAGGACGCGGGAGGATTTGCGTGGCTGGATGGAGGCTGCGCTTCGAGCGAAGGAGACCGGGAATGTCCTGCCCTGGGTAACGGTTCTTAAGAGCGAGGGGCGCGTAGTGGGGAGTACGCGGTTTCTCGACCTCGATTTGATGAACAAGACGGTAGAGATAGGGCATACGTGGATTGCGCCGGGGTATCAGGGCGCAGGCGTGAATCCTGAGGCCAAGTTGCTGCAACTACGGTATGCCTTTGAGGAGCTTGGACTGAACCGGGTGGCGTTGAAGACGCACCATGAGAATTTGCAGTCGCAGGCGGCGATGCGGAAGATGGGGGCGGTCGAGGAAGGAACGTTTCGGAACCACTATGTGATGCCGGATGGGTCGGCGAGGCATAGTGTTTGGTTCTCGATTGTTCGGGACGAGTGGCCAGGGGTGAGAGCTCGGCTGGAAGAGAGGTTGGAGCGGGAGGGGGCTTTGTTTCGTTAG
- a CDS encoding M16 family metallopeptidase, which translates to MPVTLIDDISTTKETSRNIRKTVLPNGLLVLTESMPQVRSVSMGAWIGSGSRDETAEINGVSHFVEHMVFKGTTSRSAQQIAREVDTIGGNLDAFTGKETVCFNIKVLDENVAPALDVLADLVLHPTFTPEELAREQGVILEEIKMDEDNPDYLVNEIFTQNFWKGDALGRPILGTKKTVSSFNQQIVFDFYASQFTPRNMVFSAAGNLEHDAFVMQVEQQFRSLSATGDVVLQKEKAPVATPHVTLKRKKSLEQVQVCLGVEAPPVNDKDRYAVYMLNTMLGGGMSSRLFQTIREDRGLAYSIYSEMNPFRDTGSLCVYAGTSVDKTQEVLELTLRELRRLKEETVSVAELKRAKDQLKSNIVIGLESSGSRMANLARQQMYFGRFFDVDEITAEIEAVTPDDVQALARRMFRPEALALTLLGNLGTMKIEREELAC; encoded by the coding sequence ATGCCTGTAACGCTGATTGACGATATCTCCACGACGAAAGAGACCTCCCGCAATATACGCAAGACTGTCCTGCCGAATGGCCTTTTGGTGCTGACCGAGAGCATGCCCCAGGTGCGGAGCGTTTCGATGGGTGCTTGGATTGGGTCGGGGTCGCGGGATGAGACGGCCGAGATCAATGGCGTATCGCACTTTGTGGAGCACATGGTGTTCAAGGGGACGACTTCGCGGTCGGCTCAGCAGATTGCGCGTGAGGTGGATACGATCGGCGGCAATCTGGACGCATTTACCGGCAAAGAGACTGTCTGCTTCAACATCAAGGTGCTGGATGAGAATGTGGCCCCGGCACTGGATGTTCTGGCAGACCTGGTGCTGCATCCGACGTTTACGCCGGAGGAGTTGGCGCGCGAGCAGGGCGTGATTCTCGAAGAGATCAAGATGGATGAGGACAATCCTGACTATCTGGTCAATGAGATCTTTACGCAGAACTTCTGGAAGGGCGATGCGCTGGGGCGACCGATTCTGGGGACGAAGAAGACGGTTTCGAGCTTCAACCAGCAGATTGTGTTCGACTTTTACGCCAGCCAGTTTACGCCCCGGAATATGGTGTTTTCTGCGGCGGGGAACCTGGAGCACGATGCGTTTGTGATGCAGGTGGAGCAGCAATTCCGGTCGCTTTCGGCTACTGGGGACGTTGTGTTGCAGAAGGAAAAGGCTCCGGTGGCCACGCCACACGTTACGCTGAAGCGGAAGAAGTCGCTGGAGCAGGTGCAGGTTTGTCTGGGTGTTGAGGCTCCGCCGGTCAATGACAAGGACCGGTATGCGGTTTATATGCTGAATACGATGCTGGGTGGGGGGATGAGCTCGCGACTATTCCAGACGATTCGGGAGGACCGGGGGCTGGCGTACTCGATTTACTCGGAGATGAATCCGTTTCGAGATACGGGGTCGCTTTGTGTGTATGCCGGGACGTCGGTGGACAAGACGCAGGAGGTGCTGGAGCTTACCCTGCGGGAGTTGCGGCGTCTGAAAGAAGAGACAGTTAGTGTCGCCGAGTTGAAGCGGGCTAAAGACCAGCTGAAGAGCAATATTGTGATTGGACTGGAGAGCTCGGGCAGCCGGATGGCGAATCTGGCGCGGCAGCAGATGTATTTTGGACGGTTCTTCGATGTTGACGAGATTACCGCGGAGATTGAGGCGGTGACTCCGGATGATGTTCAGGCGCTGGCGCGGCGGATGTTTCGGCCGGAGGCGCTGGCTCTGACACTTTTGGGGAATCTTGGAACGATGAAGATCGAGCGCGAAGAGCTGGCTTGCTGA
- a CDS encoding type IV pilin protein, with amino-acid sequence MDGLEVRARRMAEAGFTLIELLIVMSVMLILMTLALPQMLKFRKQAQETSAIQSVRTIGNAELQYNSQYPQNGFACSLAVLGGDPKSGAPTAQSAQLIDPTLATGQKAGYTFAITNCSKVTVNNQDMYTSFQITAVPQAVGKTGDRGFCTDANNLITVDRTGGTNCTEPLQ; translated from the coding sequence ATGGACGGTTTAGAAGTGCGCGCACGACGAATGGCCGAGGCGGGCTTTACGCTGATTGAGCTGCTGATTGTGATGTCGGTGATGCTGATCCTGATGACGCTGGCGCTGCCGCAGATGCTGAAGTTCCGCAAGCAGGCGCAGGAGACTTCGGCGATTCAGTCGGTGCGGACCATTGGGAATGCAGAGCTGCAGTACAACTCGCAGTACCCGCAGAATGGGTTCGCCTGCTCGCTGGCTGTGCTGGGGGGCGATCCGAAGTCGGGTGCGCCGACGGCTCAGAGCGCGCAGCTGATTGATCCGACTCTCGCGACCGGGCAGAAGGCTGGATATACGTTTGCGATCACGAACTGCTCGAAGGTGACGGTGAACAATCAGGATATGTACACATCGTTCCAGATTACGGCGGTGCCGCAGGCGGTAGGTAAGACGGGTGACCGTGGGTTCTGCACGGATGCAAATAACCTGATTACAGTCGACCGGACGGGTGGAACGAACTGCACGGAGCCTCTGCAGTAG
- the lolA gene encoding outer membrane lipoprotein chaperone LolA — MIARAILLVLVCLTPRLYAQDADALVRKVDDHYNHLTSLKARYTEHYAGMGMDKTESGTLVLKKPGRMRWSYDQPAGKVFVLDGKYAWSYTPGTDQAQRVSAKQLDDLRSPLRFLLGHTQLKKELDQLTVTPSGAGFQIAGVPKGMEQRVKLLTLGVAASGAIERMRIEEIDGAVTEFAFSEMQENVPVKNEDFVFTPPAGVSVVDGLPPI; from the coding sequence GTGATTGCAAGGGCGATTCTGCTGGTACTGGTTTGTCTGACTCCTCGGCTTTATGCACAGGATGCGGATGCGCTGGTACGCAAGGTCGATGACCACTATAACCATCTGACTTCGCTTAAGGCTCGGTATACGGAGCACTACGCGGGCATGGGGATGGATAAGACCGAGTCGGGTACGCTAGTGCTGAAGAAGCCGGGACGGATGCGGTGGAGTTACGACCAACCGGCGGGCAAGGTCTTCGTACTGGATGGGAAGTATGCGTGGTCGTACACGCCGGGGACAGACCAGGCACAGAGGGTTTCGGCTAAGCAACTGGATGATCTACGGTCTCCGCTGCGGTTTCTGCTGGGGCATACGCAATTGAAGAAAGAGCTTGATCAGCTTACGGTTACGCCGAGTGGGGCGGGCTTTCAGATTGCGGGCGTTCCTAAAGGGATGGAGCAGCGGGTAAAGCTGCTGACGCTGGGTGTGGCGGCTTCGGGTGCGATTGAGCGGATGCGGATCGAAGAGATCGATGGGGCGGTGACGGAATTCGCGTTCTCTGAGATGCAGGAGAATGTACCGGTCAAGAATGAGGACTTTGTATTTACGCCTCCGGCGGGGGTGAGCGTGGTGGATGGGCTTCCGCCGATCTAG
- a CDS encoding HAD family hydrolase — MSNVLTAKFLTTDEFRDSVYELNPSVAVFDCDGTLWSGDAGSGFMNWSIETGLVSREATDWIDGRYRGYKRGDVSELAICGEMVQLYQGLRESELRKAAKEFFASRIERNIFPEMVELVRELRGRGVDIWAVSSTNDWVIEEGVQRFGISGDRVLAACVRVKDGMVTDVIRDVPTDEGKVTALTRVGITAPDAVFGNSVHDAAMLAIARRAFPVNPSAALLERSAVEGWAVYHPASVRPA; from the coding sequence GTGAGTAATGTTCTTACTGCCAAGTTTCTGACTACTGATGAGTTTCGTGACTCGGTCTATGAGTTGAATCCTTCTGTGGCTGTCTTTGACTGCGATGGGACGCTTTGGTCGGGCGATGCTGGGTCCGGATTCATGAACTGGTCGATTGAGACCGGTTTGGTTTCGCGCGAGGCGACGGACTGGATCGATGGGCGATATCGCGGATACAAGCGAGGCGATGTCAGCGAATTGGCCATCTGCGGTGAGATGGTGCAGTTGTATCAAGGACTGCGGGAGAGCGAGCTTCGCAAGGCGGCAAAAGAGTTTTTTGCGAGCCGCATTGAGCGGAATATCTTTCCGGAGATGGTAGAGCTGGTCAGGGAGCTGCGGGGCCGAGGAGTAGATATCTGGGCGGTCAGCTCGACCAACGACTGGGTGATCGAAGAGGGCGTTCAACGGTTTGGGATATCTGGGGATAGGGTGTTGGCTGCGTGCGTTCGGGTGAAAGATGGGATGGTCACGGATGTGATTCGCGATGTTCCTACCGACGAGGGCAAGGTGACAGCACTGACGCGGGTGGGTATTACGGCGCCGGATGCGGTCTTTGGAAACTCAGTGCATGACGCGGCAATGCTGGCGATTGCCCGACGGGCGTTCCCAGTGAATCCTTCGGCGGCTCTGCTGGAGCGGAGTGCGGTGGAGGGCTGGGCGGTTTACCATCCGGCATCAGTTAGGCCAGCTTGA
- a CDS encoding (deoxy)nucleoside triphosphate pyrophosphohydrolase, which yields MKETIRKLDEPTVHKPLRLVVAALILREGTDGIEVLVCQRKPDQPMSLKWEFPGGKIEPGEGAEDALARELDEELGISAVIGRRVAQIRHKYRNGGAIDLQFFMVREFNGALENRIFNDIRWASLRSLPDYDFLAADLGLIRDLSEGKLL from the coding sequence GTGAAAGAGACCATTCGCAAACTGGATGAACCGACAGTACACAAGCCTTTGCGGCTGGTGGTGGCCGCGCTGATTTTGCGCGAGGGGACGGATGGCATCGAGGTGCTGGTATGCCAACGCAAGCCAGACCAGCCTATGAGCCTAAAGTGGGAGTTTCCGGGGGGCAAGATCGAACCAGGCGAAGGGGCGGAGGATGCCTTGGCGCGCGAGCTGGACGAGGAGCTTGGGATTTCCGCGGTGATCGGCAGGCGGGTGGCCCAGATTCGGCATAAGTACCGGAACGGCGGGGCGATCGATCTACAGTTCTTCATGGTGCGGGAGTTCAATGGCGCGCTCGAAAACCGGATATTCAACGATATTCGATGGGCCAGCCTGCGGAGCCTACCGGACTATGACTTTCTGGCTGCGGATCTTGGGTTGATCCGTGATTTGTCGGAAGGCAAGCTGCTCTAG